In Paenibacillus ihbetae, the following are encoded in one genomic region:
- the ligA gene encoding NAD-dependent DNA ligase LigA, with protein MEFKEQMEKLIAELNRYNYHYYTLDQPLVSDKEYDALYDQLVALERETGVTLPDSPTQRVGGEILKGFTPHRHLAPLWSLDKAQNIEQLRTWHDRVVRLVNDYNTKNPGSPLPTPCYALELKFDGLTLNLTYQNGKLIQASTRGNGVVGEGILSQVKTIKSVPLTIPFTEGTIEVQGEGIMNLSVLEEYNKTAVEPLKNARNAAAGALRNLNPKVTAERKLNAYFYNIGYSEGVAFKDHKEMMDFLRENRFKVNPYIFYFEQFDDVMEQLADIEKRRSELDYLIDGAVVKVTDFRTREALGYTDKFPRWAVAYKFEAEETTTVLQSVSWNVGRTGKITPLARVEPVELAGVTVQNCTLNNIGDIERKNLKFALGTRVFIRRSNDVIPEILGKVTEENDGEEIVYPEACPSCGFPLEQRGAHLFCNNKTGCKPQIVARITHFASRDAMDIETFSDKTAIQLYEELGVREPAELYTLSFDSLVKLERFGEKKAQNLLDAIEKSKERDLAAFLFALGIPNTGKSTTKMLADHYRDLHRVMEATAEELVELPDVGGIVAESIAGYFADPFNRASIEKMLSLGVQAKAPEAPKPVSTDSFFSGKTVVLTGTLHLLTREEATERLEALGAKVAGSVSKKTDLLIAGEKAGSKLAKAQQLGIDILDNEEEFVRLLNEA; from the coding sequence ATGGAGTTCAAGGAACAGATGGAGAAGCTCATCGCGGAGCTAAACCGATACAATTACCATTACTACACGCTGGATCAGCCGCTCGTGAGCGACAAGGAATATGATGCCTTATATGATCAGCTGGTAGCATTGGAGAGAGAGACCGGGGTCACGCTTCCGGATTCCCCTACCCAGCGGGTGGGCGGGGAGATTTTGAAGGGATTTACGCCGCATCGCCATTTGGCGCCGCTCTGGAGCTTGGACAAAGCCCAGAACATTGAGCAGCTTCGTACCTGGCACGACCGGGTCGTCCGGCTGGTCAATGACTACAATACGAAGAATCCCGGCAGCCCGCTGCCGACCCCTTGCTACGCGCTTGAGCTGAAGTTCGATGGGCTTACGCTGAATTTGACGTATCAGAACGGCAAGCTCATCCAAGCCTCGACGCGGGGGAACGGCGTGGTGGGCGAGGGCATCCTCTCCCAGGTGAAGACAATCAAATCGGTTCCGCTCACGATTCCATTCACGGAAGGAACGATCGAAGTGCAGGGCGAGGGCATCATGAACCTGTCGGTGCTGGAGGAATACAACAAGACGGCGGTTGAGCCACTTAAGAATGCCCGCAACGCCGCGGCTGGCGCACTGCGCAACCTGAATCCGAAGGTAACGGCCGAGCGCAAGCTGAACGCTTATTTTTACAACATTGGTTATTCGGAAGGCGTCGCGTTTAAGGACCACAAGGAAATGATGGATTTCCTGCGGGAGAACCGGTTCAAGGTGAATCCGTATATTTTCTATTTTGAGCAGTTCGATGACGTGATGGAGCAGCTGGCCGACATCGAGAAACGCCGCTCCGAGCTGGATTACCTGATCGACGGGGCCGTCGTGAAGGTGACCGATTTCCGCACTCGCGAGGCGCTCGGGTATACCGATAAATTCCCGCGTTGGGCGGTTGCTTACAAATTCGAAGCGGAAGAGACAACAACGGTGCTGCAGTCGGTATCCTGGAACGTGGGCCGCACGGGAAAAATCACCCCGCTTGCGCGCGTCGAGCCGGTCGAGCTGGCAGGCGTTACGGTACAGAACTGCACGTTGAACAATATCGGGGATATTGAGCGCAAAAACCTCAAGTTCGCCCTCGGTACCCGCGTCTTTATCCGCCGTTCGAACGACGTCATCCCGGAAATCCTCGGCAAGGTAACGGAAGAGAATGACGGCGAGGAGATTGTGTATCCGGAGGCGTGTCCGTCCTGCGGATTCCCGTTGGAGCAGCGCGGCGCTCACCTGTTCTGCAACAACAAGACGGGGTGCAAGCCGCAAATCGTGGCGCGGATTACGCATTTTGCGTCGCGGGATGCGATGGATATCGAGACGTTCAGCGATAAGACGGCGATCCAGCTGTACGAAGAGCTGGGCGTGCGGGAGCCGGCCGAGCTGTACACGCTGTCCTTCGACAGCTTGGTTAAGCTGGAGCGGTTCGGGGAGAAGAAGGCGCAAAACCTGCTAGATGCGATCGAGAAGAGCAAGGAGCGGGATCTCGCTGCGTTTCTGTTCGCGCTTGGCATCCCGAATACCGGCAAATCCACGACCAAAATGCTTGCGGACCATTACCGGGATCTTCACCGCGTGATGGAGGCGACCGCCGAGGAACTGGTGGAGCTGCCGGACGTTGGCGGCATCGTGGCCGAGAGCATTGCCGGATATTTCGCGGATCCGTTCAACCGGGCGAGCATCGAGAAGATGCTGTCGCTCGGCGTGCAGGCGAAGGCACCGGAGGCGCCGAAGCCGGTGAGCACCGACTCGTTCTTCAGCGGCAAGACGGTCGTACTGACAGGCACGCTGCACCTGCTCACCCGTGAGGAGGCCACCGAGCGCCTGGAGGCGCTGGGAGCCAAAGTGGCGGGCAGCGTCTCCAAGAAGACGGACCTGCTGATCGCCGGCGAGAAGGCCGGAAGCAAGCTGGCCAAGGCGCAGCAGCTCGGGATTGATATTTTGGATAATGAAGAAGAGTTCGTGCGGCTTTTGAATGAGGCCTGA
- a CDS encoding ABC transporter ATP-binding protein: MVGTNTTPVLSVNGVTKTIGRRNIVDGLTFDIHHGEIVGLLGPNGAGKTTTIRMIVGLIEMSRGDVLVQGHSIKGDFVKAIRHIGGIIENPEFYPYMSGYDNLRQYQRMSDGVSITRIMEIVKLVGLQDAIHKKVRAYSLGMRQRLGIAQALLHNPSILILDEPTNGLDPAGIREMRDYLKRIAREEGIAILVSSHLLSEMELMCSRVVVIQEGKLVTERAIGQAGENEELSTVTLRVNDLELAEQTALRLDGLTRIGSIPDEGALTVRLKEEDIPDLISALCNARVRIYRVEEHKSSLEDEFLKWTGGNRIA, from the coding sequence ATGGTCGGAACGAATACAACTCCCGTTCTATCCGTAAACGGAGTTACCAAGACGATCGGTCGTCGAAATATTGTAGATGGCCTTACCTTTGATATACATCACGGAGAAATCGTAGGCTTGCTCGGTCCTAACGGCGCCGGTAAGACAACAACGATCCGGATGATTGTCGGTCTGATTGAGATGTCCCGCGGGGACGTGCTGGTGCAAGGGCATAGTATTAAGGGAGACTTTGTGAAGGCGATTCGTCATATCGGAGGCATTATCGAGAATCCTGAATTTTATCCGTATATGAGCGGCTATGACAATCTGAGACAATACCAGCGTATGTCTGACGGCGTAAGCATCACAAGAATTATGGAGATCGTTAAGCTGGTCGGGCTTCAGGATGCGATTCACAAGAAGGTCCGTGCCTATTCCCTCGGGATGCGCCAGCGATTAGGCATCGCTCAGGCTCTTCTGCACAACCCATCGATATTGATTCTGGATGAACCCACAAACGGTCTGGACCCGGCAGGGATCCGCGAAATGCGTGATTATCTGAAGCGAATTGCCCGCGAAGAAGGAATTGCGATTCTTGTATCCAGTCACCTGCTGTCCGAGATGGAGCTGATGTGCAGCCGTGTCGTTGTCATTCAGGAGGGGAAACTCGTGACGGAGCGAGCGATCGGCCAGGCCGGGGAGAACGAAGAGCTGTCTACCGTAACGCTTCGCGTCAATGATCTTGAACTCGCCGAACAGACTGCCTTGAGACTGGATGGTCTGACTCGGATCGGTTCGATCCCGGATGAAGGAGCTTTGACTGTTCGATTGAAGGAAGAGGATATTCCCGATCTGATATCCGCACTGTGTAACGCGCGGGTGCGCATTTATCGGGTTGAGGAGCACAAGTCATCGCTCGAGGATGAATTCTTGAAATGGACGGGAGGAAACCGCATTGCGTAG
- a CDS encoding ABC transporter permease translates to MRSFGNLVWNEWLKMFKKRSFFLPYLLLAGAVILVAVMLYNFSGGDNGYGFAEMAVSTRGMGQMLTLLAVVVTAGTVAKEHSMGTIKLLLIRAQSRTKILASKYTAILIYVVTLVAFMLAVSVLTGQITFGMENGSATLNDVLQGSLYNLVYTVVYVTLTFMVGILTRSSGAAIGIGMFSVIVESMVVQLLARYSWSKYLLFLNVDLSMYSGGGSSPVPGMSLAFSITVLAAYLLLFLGAGFVTFKKRDVA, encoded by the coding sequence TTGCGTAGCTTTGGAAACCTAGTATGGAACGAATGGCTCAAAATGTTCAAGAAACGCAGCTTCTTTTTGCCTTATCTGCTGCTGGCAGGCGCTGTCATTCTCGTTGCCGTGATGCTGTATAACTTCTCCGGTGGAGACAACGGCTACGGATTTGCGGAGATGGCCGTCTCCACCAGAGGGATGGGCCAAATGCTGACGCTGCTTGCGGTCGTCGTAACCGCAGGGACGGTGGCGAAGGAGCACAGCATGGGAACGATCAAGCTGCTGCTGATCCGCGCACAAAGCCGGACCAAAATTTTGGCTTCGAAATATACGGCCATTCTAATTTATGTAGTAACCCTTGTAGCGTTTATGCTAGCTGTGTCAGTGCTAACTGGTCAGATTACCTTCGGCATGGAGAACGGCTCGGCTACGCTTAATGATGTCCTGCAGGGGTCCCTGTACAATCTCGTTTATACAGTTGTATACGTAACCTTGACGTTTATGGTAGGCATCCTAACCCGGTCGTCGGGAGCTGCCATCGGCATCGGCATGTTTTCGGTCATTGTGGAGAGCATGGTGGTACAACTACTCGCACGTTACAGCTGGTCGAAGTATCTGCTGTTCCTGAATGTGGATCTGTCCATGTACAGCGGAGGCGGGTCCTCGCCGGTCCCTGGCATGAGCTTAGCATTTTCCATTACTGTGCTCGCTGCCTATCTTCTCTTGTTTCTCGGAGCAGGCTTTGTTACGTTTAAAAAACGGGATGTCGCTTAG
- a CDS encoding MFS transporter → MADRSVALQKPSAPPSPVHGGTQQATVYRILLAISFVHLFNDSIQSVIPAIFPILKDNLFLTFTQIGWISFAINFTSSLIQPVIGYAADRRPTPILLPIGMCFTFAGVFLLAHAHTYLLVMLAVILIGLGSATFHPEGMRVAHMAAGMRKGLSQSIFQVGGNAGQSLAPLLTKFIFVPYGQIGAMAFTFVAGAGILVQSYVAKWYHGMLKAGYTFKKRTAGRTLDPARRKSIWNATVVLVVLVFIRSWYGAAISSYYAFYLMDAYRISIENAQIYIFLFLASGAVGTFFGGPLADRYGRRNLIIFSMIGTAPIALILPFVSSFWAGVLLVISGFVLLSSFSVTVVYAQMLHPGNIGTVSGLITGFAFGMGGIGSLVLGNLGDVWGIANVMIAVGFLPLLGLLALLLPSDRTLDQWSKE, encoded by the coding sequence ATGGCGGACAGAAGCGTAGCTCTCCAGAAACCCTCTGCCCCCCCAAGCCCCGTCCATGGCGGGACTCAACAGGCGACGGTATATCGGATACTGCTTGCGATCAGCTTCGTACACTTATTCAATGATTCGATTCAATCGGTCATCCCTGCGATCTTTCCTATTTTAAAAGACAATCTATTTCTAACCTTTACGCAAATCGGCTGGATTTCCTTTGCCATCAACTTTACTTCTTCCCTTATACAGCCGGTTATAGGCTATGCCGCCGACCGCAGGCCGACACCGATTCTTCTGCCGATCGGCATGTGCTTTACGTTCGCGGGCGTGTTCCTTCTTGCGCACGCGCATACCTATTTGCTTGTTATGCTTGCCGTTATACTCATCGGCCTTGGCTCGGCAACCTTCCATCCGGAAGGGATGCGGGTCGCCCATATGGCAGCCGGTATGCGAAAGGGCTTGTCTCAATCGATCTTTCAGGTTGGGGGCAATGCCGGACAATCCCTGGCGCCTCTGCTTACGAAGTTTATTTTTGTTCCCTACGGGCAAATCGGAGCGATGGCCTTCACCTTTGTCGCGGGGGCCGGCATCCTCGTCCAGAGCTATGTTGCCAAGTGGTACCACGGGATGCTGAAAGCAGGCTATACCTTCAAAAAGAGAACAGCCGGCAGAACGCTGGACCCTGCCCGCCGCAAAAGCATCTGGAACGCGACCGTCGTGCTCGTCGTCCTCGTGTTCATCCGTTCTTGGTATGGAGCAGCGATCAGCAGCTATTACGCTTTTTATTTAATGGATGCTTATCGGATATCCATTGAAAATGCGCAAATTTATATTTTTCTGTTTCTGGCTTCGGGAGCCGTAGGTACCTTCTTCGGGGGGCCGCTTGCGGATCGTTACGGACGACGGAATCTGATCATCTTCTCCATGATCGGAACAGCGCCGATTGCACTAATTCTGCCTTTCGTGTCTTCATTCTGGGCAGGGGTGCTGCTTGTGATCAGCGGATTCGTGCTTCTATCCAGCTTCTCGGTGACCGTGGTGTACGCCCAAATGCTGCATCCCGGCAATATCGGCACGGTCTCCGGACTAATCACCGGTTTTGCCTTCGGCATGGGCGGCATCGGCTCGCTGGTGCTCGGAAACCTCGGGGACGTCTGGGGAATTGCCAATGTCATGATTGCCGTCGGCTTCCTTCCTCTGCTGGGGCTTCTTGCCCTCTTGCTGCCAAGTGACCGAACGCTCGATCAGTGGTCGAAGGAATAA
- a CDS encoding S8 family serine peptidase → MSKRWLSILLSLLLALSLVVPAAAAPTEGSQELSSSLSTEEAFQLKQMLEHRAKLAEFPELDQSLRKSTGGPTRVIVELSAEPVALKKGISALSGRSFTSSMEAQAEAQVEQQQQKFIDSLDSKNIDHDVSNQYSYAFNGLSMEIEGSQVESLLEIPGVLGVYPDLEVTAGPKVDEVKPYMKDTGPFIGAPDVWDLGYTGKGIKVGVIDTGIDYEHPNLKDAYKGGYDFVDNDNDPYEATPLDWENDPTNPDPIDDNGSTYWTDHGTHVAGTIAAREGGEFGVVGIAPEASIYAYRVLGPYGSGYSSWVVGGIDRAVQDGMDVINLSLGNSRNDPDYVTSVAVNNAALAGVTPVVASGNSGPNRWTAGSPATSAFAITVGNSTGPSDEIAATGYFYAEEDLESDQPDNTEPSDPPAELGNATQPDQPPVPEEGRDAGEADLGQEPSAGTSEPEAESHGEASNLSGHTEEDTSVPATGTSTEQDSEQGTPVDSPSTNEGTESTNGQLPLEQDGNGSVDEQNGPLTVVEATYGMDLMAWNLAEDPEAVLQGDFELVYGGLGYPEDFQGVNAEGKIALIQRGVIPFVDKIASAKAAGAVGIIIYNNTNDPNNPIAYLGDSFQFIPTFRTSKDVGEQIKTLLGEHPNLQVRFSDFKRTQTEGDEMYTSSSRGPAKKTLDIKPDVVAPGTSILSTVPAYGKDSPEADYSQAYDRFTGTSMASPHVAGLAALILEKNSHWSPFDVKVALMNNAKVLNTELYEVNDQGAGRVQALQTIQADTLAKVIDKTTYQEKGTSKEYENITGSISFGNFTGTTAKKVQKKIRVEQLGANGGEFKVAVNPTVETPGVSVTVDKTSFVLNGQEELVVTLEVPEGITGVSEQQGYITLTNGTRTYSVPYAAYFNLEITGIKYTKVYNDTEVYIPHFPLDQYGNLGKLNVSFEFYNPMQIVIVDLYDSLNPGAGVDGDGIIGQIFGNQGYFDANTSFTIGWNGKYGDYATEEEVEVQDGLYSIELLALGTNLQVSSDYSTIPFFVKRAAPVIHTEQDVKLSGKDKTALSGTIEDLYVTAAPAMWDEWAIDFDVSEWLDAKYTIKRANKSVAKEGSFDVEQDGAFTIPLDGLSSGNYTVELSVKDRQGLEGTATVDLQLTGAPGPGNPDPGNPGGGSGGGGGSSSGGGSTTPSTPAPEVSGDAKVTTKKNTDGTESATAALSETAVNAGIAGDGKEVKLDVSKLDFMKYSDVAFTLNKATVDKLKASGKPLVIQGNGFALTVPAEALDDFTTASGFNLTVSVAAGKAGKPASLNVVSPLVTVKHADKFKHSILLTLNYDSAKVKDARKVGAYMQSPTGDMVSAGLLHSAAKGSITFRIYVPASYVAAENSVTFNDISGHWAKDEIEVAASQHVTYGTGAGRFSPNTTITRAEFATLLDRIFETGIDWDTRSKEAGAKNPLTRVEMVTMIAEALKVESEGGQLSFSDANQIPADARSAVAFAVEQGLVKGMNGNRFAPEETSTRAQVSVIVYRLLDYLNKI, encoded by the coding sequence TTGAGTAAAAGATGGTTATCTATTCTATTAAGTTTACTACTGGCGCTATCTCTAGTTGTACCTGCAGCTGCGGCTCCTACAGAAGGATCGCAAGAGCTTAGCAGTTCGTTAAGCACCGAAGAAGCATTCCAATTGAAGCAGATGTTAGAGCATCGGGCGAAGCTGGCCGAGTTTCCTGAACTCGATCAGAGTCTAAGGAAATCAACGGGAGGGCCGACCAGAGTCATTGTTGAACTATCGGCCGAGCCCGTTGCGTTAAAGAAGGGGATTTCCGCGCTGTCGGGCAGATCTTTTACGTCATCGATGGAAGCGCAGGCAGAAGCCCAAGTGGAACAGCAGCAGCAGAAATTTATAGACAGCCTGGACTCCAAAAATATCGATCACGACGTTTCGAATCAGTATAGCTATGCATTTAACGGACTTTCCATGGAGATCGAAGGGAGCCAAGTCGAATCACTGCTTGAGATCCCTGGCGTGCTTGGTGTGTATCCGGATCTGGAAGTAACGGCGGGTCCGAAGGTTGACGAAGTCAAGCCTTACATGAAGGATACGGGTCCTTTTATCGGGGCACCGGACGTGTGGGATTTGGGATACACCGGGAAAGGCATCAAGGTCGGTGTCATTGATACCGGCATTGATTACGAGCATCCGAACCTGAAGGACGCATATAAAGGCGGATATGACTTCGTTGACAATGACAACGACCCTTATGAAGCAACACCTCTTGATTGGGAGAATGATCCTACCAATCCGGATCCGATCGATGACAATGGCAGCACTTATTGGACTGATCATGGAACACATGTAGCCGGAACGATTGCTGCACGGGAAGGCGGCGAATTCGGCGTTGTGGGGATTGCGCCGGAAGCGAGCATTTACGCTTATCGGGTCCTTGGACCATACGGCAGCGGTTATTCCAGCTGGGTGGTTGGCGGCATTGACCGCGCCGTTCAGGATGGCATGGATGTCATCAACCTATCCCTGGGGAATTCCCGCAATGATCCGGATTATGTGACATCGGTTGCGGTTAACAATGCCGCATTGGCCGGCGTAACACCGGTTGTTGCGAGCGGCAATAGCGGTCCGAACCGCTGGACGGCCGGGTCACCGGCCACCTCCGCATTTGCCATAACTGTAGGTAACTCGACGGGACCAAGTGATGAGATTGCAGCCACCGGTTATTTTTACGCGGAAGAGGATCTTGAGAGCGATCAGCCGGATAATACGGAACCGAGCGATCCTCCGGCAGAGCTGGGAAATGCAACGCAGCCGGATCAACCGCCAGTTCCGGAAGAAGGAAGGGATGCAGGTGAAGCCGATCTTGGACAAGAACCATCTGCAGGAACGTCAGAACCGGAGGCCGAGAGCCATGGAGAGGCATCGAACCTATCCGGTCATACGGAAGAAGACACAAGCGTACCAGCAACCGGTACATCGACCGAGCAAGACTCGGAACAGGGAACTCCTGTAGACTCCCCGTCAACGAACGAAGGAACAGAGTCGACCAACGGACAACTCCCGCTTGAACAGGATGGGAACGGTTCTGTGGATGAGCAGAATGGACCGTTGACTGTTGTTGAAGCAACATATGGAATGGATTTGATGGCCTGGAACTTGGCAGAAGATCCTGAAGCTGTTCTTCAAGGAGATTTCGAGTTGGTCTATGGCGGACTTGGTTATCCTGAGGATTTCCAAGGGGTAAACGCTGAAGGCAAAATCGCATTGATTCAAAGAGGCGTCATTCCATTCGTGGACAAGATCGCCAGTGCGAAGGCAGCAGGAGCCGTTGGTATAATCATATACAACAATACGAATGACCCCAATAATCCGATCGCGTATCTTGGAGACAGCTTCCAATTCATCCCGACCTTCCGTACGAGCAAGGATGTAGGGGAGCAGATTAAGACACTCCTCGGTGAACATCCGAACCTTCAAGTTCGGTTCTCCGATTTCAAGCGGACCCAAACCGAAGGGGATGAAATGTACACCTCGAGTTCAAGAGGACCAGCCAAGAAAACGCTGGATATTAAACCGGATGTCGTAGCACCAGGAACGAGCATCCTGTCAACGGTACCGGCATACGGCAAGGATTCGCCAGAGGCGGATTACAGCCAAGCGTATGATCGCTTCACGGGCACGAGCATGGCGTCTCCGCACGTTGCTGGTCTCGCTGCTCTGATCCTGGAAAAGAACAGCCATTGGTCGCCGTTTGATGTTAAGGTCGCGCTCATGAACAATGCGAAGGTTCTGAACACTGAATTGTACGAAGTCAATGATCAGGGGGCAGGCCGCGTACAAGCGCTCCAGACGATTCAAGCGGACACGTTGGCCAAGGTCATCGACAAGACAACTTATCAGGAGAAAGGAACCAGCAAAGAGTATGAAAACATTACCGGCAGCATCAGTTTCGGCAACTTTACGGGGACGACAGCTAAAAAGGTCCAGAAGAAAATCCGGGTAGAGCAGCTGGGGGCAAACGGGGGAGAGTTTAAGGTCGCAGTCAATCCTACTGTTGAGACGCCGGGCGTCTCGGTGACGGTAGATAAAACCTCCTTCGTCCTGAATGGCCAAGAGGAATTGGTCGTTACCCTGGAAGTGCCGGAAGGCATTACAGGCGTTTCGGAGCAGCAAGGCTATATTACGCTGACAAATGGAACACGGACGTATTCTGTACCGTATGCAGCTTACTTCAATTTAGAGATTACAGGAATTAAGTACACCAAAGTGTACAACGATACCGAAGTATATATTCCGCATTTCCCGCTGGATCAGTACGGAAATCTTGGAAAATTGAATGTTTCATTCGAATTTTATAACCCGATGCAGATCGTCATTGTTGATCTGTACGACAGTCTGAACCCAGGAGCGGGGGTAGACGGCGATGGAATAATTGGCCAAATTTTCGGCAACCAGGGGTACTTTGATGCTAACACGTCCTTTACAATCGGTTGGAACGGAAAATACGGCGATTATGCTACCGAGGAAGAGGTGGAAGTTCAGGATGGATTATACTCCATTGAACTTTTAGCTTTGGGTACGAATTTGCAAGTAAGTTCCGATTACTCCACCATCCCGTTCTTCGTCAAGCGAGCAGCGCCGGTTATCCATACAGAACAAGATGTAAAGCTTTCAGGCAAGGATAAGACTGCCTTAAGCGGTACAATCGAGGATCTCTATGTAACTGCTGCTCCGGCGATGTGGGACGAATGGGCAATCGACTTCGACGTAAGCGAATGGCTCGATGCCAAATACACGATCAAGAGAGCCAACAAATCCGTAGCCAAGGAAGGAAGCTTTGATGTTGAGCAGGATGGGGCATTTACCATTCCGCTTGATGGACTGTCTTCGGGCAACTATACGGTAGAGCTTTCAGTCAAAGACCGTCAAGGTCTGGAAGGAACGGCAACGGTTGACCTGCAGCTGACCGGTGCTCCGGGTCCTGGCAACCCGGATCCGGGTAACCCAGGCGGTGGCTCCGGTGGAGGCGGCGGATCATCGTCCGGCGGCGGTTCTACGACTCCATCGACACCGGCTCCTGAAGTATCGGGCGATGCCAAAGTAACAACGAAGAAAAATACGGATGGCACCGAATCCGCCACCGCGGCATTGTCTGAGACCGCAGTGAATGCAGGAATTGCCGGAGACGGCAAGGAAGTGAAGCTGGATGTATCAAAGCTTGACTTCATGAAGTACAGCGATGTCGCATTTACTTTAAACAAGGCAACAGTTGATAAGCTAAAAGCCTCCGGCAAGCCGCTGGTCATTCAAGGCAACGGCTTTGCGTTGACGGTGCCTGCCGAAGCGCTGGATGATTTCACGACGGCCAGCGGATTCAATTTGACGGTGTCGGTAGCTGCCGGCAAGGCAGGAAAACCTGCAAGCTTGAATGTTGTTTCGCCGCTCGTAACGGTGAAGCACGCCGATAAGTTCAAGCATTCGATCCTGCTGACACTAAACTATGATTCGGCCAAGGTGAAGGATGCGCGCAAGGTTGGCGCCTACATGCAGTCGCCAACAGGAGACATGGTGTCCGCCGGCTTACTGCATTCTGCCGCAAAAGGCTCCATTACCTTCCGGATCTATGTTCCGGCATCCTACGTTGCCGCCGAGAACAGCGTAACCTTCAATGACATCAGCGGTCACTGGGCCAAGGATGAGATTGAAGTTGCCGCCTCGCAGCATGTCACGTATGGCACAGGGGCCGGACGCTTCTCGCCGAACACCACCATAACCCGTGCTGAGTTCGCTACGCTCTTGGACCGCATCTTTGAGACAGGCATCGATTGGGATACCCGCAGCAAGGAAGCGGGAGCGAAGAACCCGCTGACTCGGGTAGAAATGGTCACGATGATTGCCGAAGCATTGAAGGTTGAGTCCGAGGGAGGCCAATTGTCCTTCAGCGATGCGAATCAAATTCCGGCTGATGCGCGTTCCGCCGTCGCTTTTGCAGTTGAGCAGGGGCTCGTCAAGGGCATGAACGGAAACCGCTTTGCACCTGAAGAGACTTCGACCCGGGCGCAAGTATCGGTCATCGTGTACCGTCTGTTGGATTACTTGAACAAGATCTAA
- a CDS encoding GntR family transcriptional regulator, translating to MSIEFDNNLPIYLQIMTYLKKQIIIGNLQPGDKIPSVRELAAELQINPNTVQRTFQELEREGIVETRRGLGRYVTSEESKIMTIKKEMAGELLERFIRGMQELGFKDQDIVSIVEDAVKEP from the coding sequence GTGAGTATTGAATTTGACAATAATCTGCCGATCTATTTGCAAATCATGACCTATCTGAAGAAACAGATCATTATCGGCAATCTTCAGCCTGGAGATAAAATTCCATCAGTGCGGGAGCTCGCAGCCGAGCTCCAGATCAATCCGAACACGGTGCAGCGAACTTTTCAGGAATTGGAGCGTGAGGGTATTGTGGAGACGCGGCGGGGATTGGGCCGATATGTGACAAGCGAGGAATCGAAAATTATGACCATTAAGAAAGAGATGGCCGGCGAGCTGCTGGAGCGGTTCATTCGCGGCATGCAGGAGCTGGGCTTTAAGGATCAGGACATCGTCAGCATCGTTGAAGATGCCGTGAAAGAACCTTGA
- a CDS encoding ABC transporter ATP-binding protein: protein MENLLQARNISKVYGGGRKALHDVSLSIGSGKIIGLLGTNGSGKSTFMKIAAGLMQPSKGSMEIAGMPVGLETKAEVSFMPDRPLTEDWMKVSDAIEYFRDFYADFDPDKARSMLEFMKLNPEDRVSALSKGMNERLQLTLALSRNAKLYMLDEPIGGVDPVARGKILDAIVKFYNEDSSIIISTHLVSDIERIFDEVIFIRDGEIVMHDEVENIRIKHGKSIDEMFKEVYA, encoded by the coding sequence ATGGAGAATCTGCTGCAAGCCCGCAATATAAGCAAAGTTTATGGCGGAGGGCGAAAGGCGCTGCACGACGTATCCTTAAGCATCGGCAGCGGTAAAATCATCGGACTGCTGGGTACGAACGGAAGCGGGAAGAGCACCTTCATGAAAATCGCCGCTGGCCTGATGCAGCCTTCGAAGGGAAGCATGGAAATTGCGGGCATGCCGGTCGGCCTTGAAACGAAGGCGGAGGTTTCCTTTATGCCGGACCGCCCGTTGACCGAGGACTGGATGAAGGTATCGGATGCGATTGAATACTTCCGGGATTTCTACGCTGATTTTGACCCGGATAAAGCTCGCAGCATGCTGGAATTCATGAAGTTGAACCCGGAGGACCGGGTAAGCGCCCTCTCCAAGGGGATGAACGAGCGGCTGCAGCTGACGCTGGCACTATCCCGAAATGCCAAGCTGTATATGCTTGACGAGCCGATCGGCGGGGTCGACCCTGTAGCCCGGGGCAAAATTTTGGACGCCATCGTCAAATTCTACAATGAGGACAGCAGCATCATCATATCCACGCATTTGGTCAGCGATATCGAGCGGATATTTGATGAAGTCATCTTTATTCGGGACGGAGAGATCGTCATGCATGACGAGGTGGAGAACATCCGAATTAAACATGGCAAGAGCATAGATGAGATGTTTAAAGAGGTGTATGCATAA